Proteins encoded in a region of the Manduca sexta isolate Smith_Timp_Sample1 chromosome 9, JHU_Msex_v1.0, whole genome shotgun sequence genome:
- the LOC115442679 gene encoding DNA cross-link repair 1A protein, with amino-acid sequence MNDDINEYVPSLLNPRRFKRNDADVSLTQNSIVSRCSLSLRRNNRHSLFEHSKLNDIPRDLTNKENVQNTNNVPQNVLVPKVKQIVSKNDNCIDSIGYSAIDDLSTECDTDLINVQTNFNKETNCCIAPKSPALHMNLDDAKSDKTVIYDVEKAIVAVSFGINDCSNIDFTTKTTAIKRINIDRRYEDVNVDCEIIENTEPSTDYSPDNTYATAPSPPKKVAINLEIKKKLSTENLKVLILKSNAIEKITNVTVQPPNYKLVKRKILDDKSKGTKRKPLTNNGNLSRDKLKQRSIDIFFPKVAGPREVRTTNVTNPVKNVARDVVDMSKNSGVADAVKERVARSLKSGKRENESPRVPRVATAKKELCKDVKTSSSEVPRAPSPRVKNESASSHSPRRNTESTQFSLPVKSKSNKSAISPQSIPQYKIVAGTHFAVDAFSYGEIPNVKHYFLTHFHSDHYSGLKKSFNKLLFCSKITADLCMSRLGVNPKCIHVINVDETVRVEGVEVTAVDANHCPGAVMLIFTLPNGKSLLHTGDFRASPTMESYPIFWNKDIHTIYLDTTYCNPRYDFPTQDQSLEMALYILRQKKLNLEKAGKKFSSVLIVCGTYTIGKEKFFLGMARRVGCSVWACPEKDRVLQAVEGRSFCHAPPHACQLHVVPMRDLTHEKLRSYLDSLQGAFNEVVAFKPSGWENGKNSSVERDMVAIHGIPYSEHSSFSELIRFVKYLKPKQVIPTVDISGGVKAVQKYFPCPLVYKDEAHCQSRMTDFFSMHGRHQVPVVS; translated from the exons atgaatgatGATATTAATGAATACGTGCCGTCACTCCTTAACCCAAGAAGATTTAAAAGAAACGATGCTGACGTTTCTTTAACTCAG aattccATTGTAAGCCGGTGTTCATTGTCCCTAAGAAGAAACAATAGGCATTCATTGTTTGAACATTCTAAGCTAAATGAT ataCCAAGAGATTTAACGAATAAGGAAAATGTACAGAATACTAATAATGTTCCCCAAAATGTGTTAGTTcctaaagtaaaacaaatagtgtctaaaaatgataattgtatAGATAGCATAGGATATTCAGCTATTGACGACCTGTCTACAGAATGTGATACAGatttaataaatgtacaaactaattttaataaggaaACAAATTGTTGTATAGCTCCAAAATCCCCTGCACTACATATGAATTTAGATGATGCCAAAAGTGATAAAACAGTAATCTATGATGTAGAAAAAGCAATAGTCGCAGTATCGTTTGGAATTAATGATTGTAGTAACATCGACTTCACTACCAAAACAACTGCaataaaaagaattaatatCGACAGGAGATATGAAGACGTTAACGTCGATTGTGAAATCATAGAAAACACAGAACCATCCACGGATTACTCTCCAGACAATACATACGCAACAGCGCCGAGTCCGCCTAAAAAGGTCGCAATAAACCTAGAAATTAAGAAGAAACTGTCAACAGAAAACTTAAaggttctaattttaaaatcaaacgcCATTGAGAAGATCACAAACGTCACTGTCCAGCCACCAAATTACAAATTAGTGAAACGGAAAATTTTAGACGATAAATCAAAAGGCACAAAGAGAAAGCCGCTGACGAATAATGGAAATCTATCGCGTGATAAGTTGAAACAGAGGTCGATCGATATTTTTTTCCCGAAAGTTGCCGGACCAAGAGAAGTTAGAACGACGAACGTTACGAACCCTGTCAAAAATGTAGCTCGTGATGTGGTGGACATGAGCAAAAATTCGGGTGTTGCTGACGCTGTGAAGGAACGTGTTGCGAGATCACTGAAGTCTGGAAAGCGAGAGAATGAATCTCCTAGGGTACCGAGAGTGGCTACAGCGAAGAAGGAATTGTGCAAGGATGTTAAGACTTCGAGTTCAGAAGTGCCGCGGGCGCCATCTCCTAGAGTTAAGAACGAAAGCGCGAGCTCTCACTCGCCCCGGAGGAACACGGAGTCCACGCAATTCAGTCTGCCCGTAAAGTCTAAATCTAACAAGTCAGCAATTTCGCCGCAGAGTATACCTCAGTACAAGATAGTAGCAG GAACTCATTTCGCAGTAGACGCGTTCTCTTACGGCGAGATACCTAACGTGAAACATTATTTCCTCACGCACTTTCACTCCGACCATTACTCCGGTCTGAAGAAGAGTTTCAATAAATTGTTGTTTTGCTCCAAAATTACTG CCGATCTGTGCATGTCCCGGTTGGGCGTCAATCCGAAGTGCATCCACGTGATAAACGTGGACGAGACGGTGCGGGTCGAAGGTGTGGAAGTCACCGCTGTTGATGCCAACCA TTGTCCCGGAGCAGTGATGTTAATATTTACTCTGCCCAATGGTAAGTCGTTACTGCACACGGGGGACTTCCGAGCCTCGCCTACCATGGAGTCCTATCCCATATTCTGGAACAAGGATATACACACCATTTATTTGGATACTAC TTACTGCAACCCTCGCTACGACTTCCCGACACAAGACCAGAGTTTGGAAATGGCCCTCTACATACTGCGGCAAAAGAAACTCAATCTAGAGAAGGCTGGGAAGAAGTTCTCGTCCGTTTTGATCGTATGTGGGACTTACACTATAG GTAAGGAGAAGTTCTTCCTGGGCATGGCGCGGCGCGTGGGGTGCTCGGTGTGGGCGTGCCCGGAGAAGGACCGCGTGCTGCAGGCGGTGGAGGGGCGCAGCTTCTGccacgcgccgccgcacgccTGCCAGCTGCACGTCGTGCCCATGCGGGACCTCACGCACGAG AAGCTGCGCAGCTACCTAGACAGCCTGCAGGGCGCGTTCAACGAGGTGGTGGCGTTCAAGCCGAGCGGCTGGGAGAACGGCAAGAACTCCAGCGTCGAGCGGGACATGGTCGCCATACACG GTATCCCTTACAGTGAACATTCCAGTTTCTCCGAGTTGATTCGGTTCGTGAAATACTTGAAGCCGAAACAGGTCATACCGACCGTCGACATTTCGGGAGGTGTGAAGGCAGTTCAG AAGTACTTCCCGTGCCCGCTGGTGTACAAGGACGAGGCACACTGCCAGAGCCGCATGACGGACTTCTTCAGTATGCACGGCCGGCACCAGGTGCCAGTTGTGAGCTGA